In Amia ocellicauda isolate fAmiCal2 chromosome 3, fAmiCal2.hap1, whole genome shotgun sequence, the DNA window ctaTATTAAAAGATAAAAAACTAATGTGCTGcttcttgctgctgtaacatagaattatactgcctggaggagaAGCAAACATTAGACCTAGTCCTTAAGCTGGGGACCCCCacagatgtattttcttctataacaatctgccatccataggagttgttgtttttctctcctccgtgcctagtGGCTTATTATATTTGACTGtattatagtttattttatgaattgtttatggtttatttatttgtttatttttgtttgtctctTTATCAATCaataaagtgctctgtggctaccctgcgaagggcgctatacaaaataaaaattgattgattgatgtgaATACAACATTTACATTCAAACCAGAATAATACAATTTCAGTGATGAAATCAGCATACTAAGATCGTTGTCATTGCTTATTTTACTGGTGTCTTCTTTACAGAGTGACATGTTAAAGGGGAAATGCGTGCAAGGTATAATTTTAGGCATTAAGGTTGACTTTTTCTGGGTAGAAAATgaccaaaaactaaaaaagttaTGACTTCCGTTTTGAAACGTCTTCAAAAGAAATAGCCACGGAACAAACAGTGACCCGAGCGTCTGTATCTTACTGCCTCCTGCGACCCCATTACTGGCAGGCATGTAGGCTGCTGCACAGGAAACCCCGTGTCGAAGCGTGGCTGTCGCACCACTCAGCTcagaattatattaaatgtgtttattgcatCATTGTGGGTGGGTTGAATTTATGAAGTACTATATTACTTTCAGAATCTATTCAAATTGTATCTAAGTAGGCTACAGTGCCTTACAAAATTATTATCCCTGTTCCTAAATTTCacaattttttaaattacagattATGTAAACAATTGTTTTAACTTAAAATTAAGACTGGTACATGTTAAGTAGATTGCATGTCAACATAACctgcaaagaaaatatatacatttaaattgagaTAATAAGCATAAGCATTCAGCCCTCTTAGTCAGTaattggtggaagcacctttggcattAATTACACATACATTTTCTATTAGTTTCAAGTTGGGATGTTGGATGACTGAAGCAGGTATTCCTCAAGAATTCGGCTGTATTTTGCACTGTCCATTTCCCGCTCAATGCCGATaagcttcccagtccctgctgatgagaagcATCCCCAAAACATAATGCTGCCAGCACCATGCTTGACTGTTGGGATAGTCTTGCCTGGATGATGTGTTGTGTTGGGCTTGTGCCTGATTAAAAACTTTGAATTTAGaccaaaatgtttaatttgtgtcttgaatggtgtaggaattacacccatttttatatgtggtcaccccaattttaggggctcaaaagacAGCTGCaatgcaggcctggcagagcaccaccagggaagaaacccagcatctggtgatgtctatgggttccagacttcaggcagccattgactgcaaaggatttgcaaccaagtattgaaactcacaatttaattcatgatgatgttagtttgtccaaatacttttgagcccctaaaattggggggaccacatataaaaatgggtgtaattcctacactgttcaccactttggatgtaactaccttcaaattaaagatgaaagtctacatacactcaaagcacatcttgatgtaatttgatttgtttcctttcaaatccattgtggtggcgtacagatccaaaatgatgacaattgtgtcactgtccaaatatttatggacctaactgtatttagTTTGCttagttagtttttttttaacctgatGAGAAAAAACTAATTGTTAGTACTATCTGTTGTGGGTAAGATACACAGTGGAACGTGGCCAGGCCTCTTCGTCTGATTAAATCATGAAGTGTCGTGTGAAATCAGATGGAATTTTAGTATAGTAAGATATAAATCAGACTGGCAAGTCCGTGAAAAGGCATCTCTTATAATTACAACTTCTGATTACTTTGGTTATTTATGTGCTTGTTTTGGTTAAACAAAcagaatataaatgttttttatgacataaCCTTGACCTGCAGCATGTTTGAGTTAATATATAGcatttacatatattattttatatttaaatgtacattaatgaatacaaataatacatatagtttGATTAGATATATGGTATACTCTACTGGGCACTAGGTAACTACATTTGTAGGGGGTCagaaatatctatatatacatataaagacAACCTCATACTGCTGATGATGTGCTTAAAACACTTGAATGCGCATAAGTGAGTTCAGGAAGGAGGGTGTGGTGTGAAGGCAGGCTGGACCGCAGCTAGATTCAGCCTGTTGCTGGAGATTATTGAAAACGGTGACCAGCCACAGGTAACAGAGGCTGCTATATTGAGAAACCAAGAGATGTAGTGGTGCAGTGTCTCATTTGCTAGGTGTGCAGGGAACCGATCCCTGCTTACCAGGGCCATTCGCAGCCTTCTCCACCCAGCCTCTCGTGATGCTCTGAGATCTGTGGTCACCACGGAGGCGAGCACAAGATAGCCTCAGTACTTGGAAAAGCATAATTACCTGGTCTTATCAGATTCTGAGTTATTGTGTATTTGAGAAACTTCCTGCCCAGAGGTAGCTGCGCATCACAGAGTAAGTCTCTTCAAAAGAGGCCTGACAGCTACCCCAGGCAATGACCAACAAACTAGAGGCCAGCAAAAACAAGGTCTGAGGCAAAGGATCCTGGATGATTGTTTCCAACTCCAGGACTAGActacaggaaaataaaagcagaacCACTGCAGTTTCACTATGCCTATTGAAGAGAATCGGTGACCAGGAGCCAAGAGCCAAACTGATATAACGCTTTCTCTCCACCTTGGCATTCACTATGCATGAGCTCTGAAAACACGCATGTTGGTCCACATTGCGCTTGGACTGGCATGACTGGCAGACAAGGCATCTAGTACAAATGTAGGCAACTTGCCCTGGTAAATAGGGAGTACAATCCTGACTTGACCTGTCAGTATGCTTGACGGGGCAAACGAGACCCAAAGGACAGGTTTACAGAGATTTGGCTTCATCTGCCCTGTGTAAAAAGCATAGGACCCCATCTACATACAGTTAGCATTGCTAAGACCacagtgtaatacagaagtAAAAAGTGCAACTCATGTAGATTTTATAAATATCTCTATTAATTGGATTGAATTTTAActtaatatatatttgcatcATAACATGTACTGCTTTTGGTTTCGActaccttttcttttttcttatacTTTGTACTACCTTAGCATTTTCTTGCCCTTATTCAGTGTTTCCTGTTCAGCCCCCATATTGAGATGTTTTCTGTTTGACTGCTCAGATATCTCTATTCACTTCCTTCTGGCTGCCAAACACACCATGACACCAAGCGCAGTCCTACAGGGACAGTTTGCAAGTTGTCTGTTGTTCTTCGTCTTCTCAGGTAAGACAAAcacctttaatttattttaattgtgaatGTCTTGTTCAAACTGGTGAGATTTTTTGGTGAAACTTCCATCTCTGTCAAATCTGAGCTGCAGACTTGCCACAAGGTTGATGAGAATCAGACACCATTAGTACAAGGGCTATTGtatcttcttttgatttctttcttttttctttttctctgcaTGAATCAAATTCAAATCAAAGTCTTTCAGAGAATTTAACTTGAAAGTCAACACACtagttatgtatatatttttgttttctttaatcagaaaaaaacaaacactgatttctgaaaataagattCCATTATACCATGATGCCAATTCCGTGGTGGGaaggataaaaacaaacaaccagaCAAAGAAAGGATCAGGGGTCCTACAGGATGAAAGACAGCAGCTCCAGTGAGACGAGGGTGAGATTCCTCAGGCTGCAATCATGATGTTTCTCTGGTGAGAGAGCACGGCACCTCATCAATGGTGCTAACCAGCCAGACTCGGGCTGTTCATTGGACAGGAGGAGCCCTCTAGTGACAGAGAAGCAAACTTCATGAGAGCAGCTTCTGTTCTGCTCCTCACACTAGTTTGTCTTATAAGCGAGGTGGTCAGATGCCCCTAGATCAGTATGGCTTTCACCAATGATGGGGTTTGCATACAGGCTGCTTCAGTgattaattatcattatttttttccactttaGTCAGGACCTCACaatccctgaccaccttctggcaattactcaagacacatctgctCAGGCTGTatctgtaatacagcagcctaaTCTCCTGGGCACTTTTGCTCCTATGCACTTCTTATTAAACTACCTCCTTATGCTCCTGCATACTTATGCAGTGTTAGCACATATATCAATTTACTGCAACTTGTCCTATGCCTACCCCACCCTTTCGCACATACCTCGGACTTAACTGTGTTACGTCTGCTCTTGTTAGCTCATTGTATTTGGATGTGTGCTTATTGTTTGTTGTACTGAGTGTATgactgctttgaaaatgtttctagtGTATGTCTTGTCTAAGGGTAAgggcagaaataaataatagtaataattataattaacagTGTGCTAATGTAGATGCAGACTGTTCCACAAATGGTACCTATTGACATTGTGgaacaaatatgtatatttaaaatacagggGATACAAGAAAAAGCTGTTTAAGTCTGCAATcggtacatttattttatatatggaAAATGTATGGTATCAATTAATCTGATATAATTTgaacatgtaaataaatatatggattacagaataaagtacttttaaaatctctctcacatattttaaatatacaaacaagGGGGTAATATTTGATACATGAAGAATATAGGAATCATACATCATCtcacatatattaaaaatagatattGGTCACATAAGGCCCTCCACTGATCTAGGTGTGTTTGACTGTTTCCATCCTAACCCTGAAACGAATGACACAGTTGTACTTCACCACACCTGGCGTTCACAGTAGAGGTGCCGGTGTCTGAGAGTGGCCCCTGGGGAGATGGATTTAGAGACAGCAGGGCTCTTCCTTTCTtgatatttattgatgtatgtgtttattttcagtCATGCGGACGGAGGAGGTCGTGACTTCAGAGAACATTACCACAGTGATGGGAGGAGCAGCCATACTCCGCTGCCACCTGGCAGGAACAGAGGCGAAAATCACTCAGTTTGAATGGAGGAGGTGTGATGGGAAGCCGGTTTTTGTCTCCAATGTCATCCATGGAGTGCACATCATGGAGGAATACAAGGGGCGTGTCTCATTGGACGGCAACACCACCATCACTCTGCAGGGACTGACAGGCAATGACACCGGGGAGTACTGCTGCATCTTCACCACATTCCCCATGGGCCGACTGGAGGGCAAGGTCTTCGTCACAGTGCTGAGAGCACAGCCGCAAGGTGAGCATGTAAAAAAACTctttctgtctatctatctgtctgtctatctagcTGCCTACCTATAtacctatttattttatttaatatctgtctatatatctatctaacACAATTCTGATGTCAAACATGATACTCAAAGTTGATTTACTTGCTCGATCTCCCATTTCAACCTCcatgaagttggcaccccatgtgttcagaatatgataacaaatatttacattcatttgtgctgaATTTTTGCTGGTTTGTGCCACAAAAATCATTGTTTGTGCCAGTATGGTTTCTgagatattaaatattatattttatgagctgtgACATCACTCAACACCCCATCAACGTCCACATTGCACCTAAATAGACATTTAGTTTGTGCTGCTTTTTTGCCAGTTTGtgccattaaaataaacatttatgctATTTTATTTCTCTAGTTATTAAGAGATACTTTTTAATGTGACgtcactcagcaccccatcaaCCTCCAAATCACACCAAAATAGTctcttttgtttgtgttaaatttgtgccattaaaataaacatttatgctattttatttattgagtgACGTCACTCATTAAAAAGTATGATTTGGAAGTTGACGGGGTGCTGAGTGATATCACAgattaaatataatgtttaatatctCAGGAACCATACTGGCACAAACAATGATTTTtgcggcacaaaccagcacaatgaaatagaaatatttgtattcatattctgaacacattCTGTGCCAACTTCACTGAGTTAGTCAACCCCACCTTAACTGTCAGCGttgtcagatctggatacagcCTGGAACCGCTGGCCTACATTGTTGTTTTGCAGCGCTCTGGTCTCATCTTTTCGTTTTCAGTTTGCAGATTATTTGCTTTTGTGTGCATATGTCTCACACCGAGCATCTGGTGCTCTGGCTCACGGCGGCATGGGGGAGGTATGCTCACCAGGAGGTTTTAACCTGAAGTGATGGGGACAGGctgagagagactgagacagagagagcttCCTTTACCAATGAGTCACtgcttaaaatgcatttataccAGTTTAAACATGTCTATGTGGGGGATGGGGGGTAGGGATAGGAAGAGAGAGATTTTTGCCTGAGACACTAAAATGTGGTATTCAAGTGACTCCGTGCAGCTTCAGATAGTTGTTGATGTTCCCACGAGCAAGTTTTTTCAGAAAGATTTACTGTTAATCCCGATGACGGCAATACTGTGAATACTGTGAATGGCTGTCAGTGCTTACGACAGATGCTTGTTTGCATTCACCTGGTTTGTACACTGGTTTGTACACCGGTGTCAGTGTGGAATAgtagttagggctctggactctggagtggaaaGTTGTGGGATCAATCCCTATGTGggtggcagtgctgttgtacccttgagcaagatactttacctagattgctccagtaaatgcccagctgtataaatgggtacaaatgtaaaaataacatgatatgttgtaacaattgtaagtcaccctggataagagtctCTGCTGAAAAATCTGGTAATAATAAAAGGGTGGACCCTGCTGAatggtctttttttatttaatcctcttataaaaatggaaaacacaTGTATACAGTATGCATTCTAACTTTATCTGGTCTCTCAAATATGGCACAACTTGTGAACTCACTTTACAGGCTGCTGCTTGATATGGTTTGTCAAAGTAGAACAGAAACAACTGAAAATGTCAACCAACAAAATGTCTCACAGACAAAAACATTTGCAACAGTTTCCTGTAACCCCTAACTTACCTGCTCTGGCATACCTCACCTAGGGACTCTAACTTCACTCATTCCCCTTTACTAACACACTGGGCAGCAGATGCTCCAGAGGTGGTCGacgttttaaaaaatatatatttgatgtattttcaGATCCTCTGCTGGGGTCTGCAGACTGGTTGACCATATACATTGCTGTGGGAGCGCTGTGTCTGGCTATACTGTGTGGGATcatctgtttaattatttatc includes these proteins:
- the LOC136746519 gene encoding T-cell immunoreceptor with Ig and ITIM domains isoform X1; protein product: MTPSAVLQGQFASCLLFFVFSVMRTEEVVTSENITTVMGGAAILRCHLAGTEAKITQFEWRRCDGKPVFVSNVIHGVHIMEEYKGRVSLDGNTTITLQGLTGNDTGEYCCIFTTFPMGRLEGKVFVTVLRAQPQDPLLGSADWLTIYIAVGALCLAILCGIICLIIYQQKQKRRIRNPVHVAVHSGSLSAIQPSFIGKRPQPSSDPGHTGHGESEDDPSEDYFNILVTRSSKGSQSLPTSSRAPSGT
- the LOC136746519 gene encoding T-cell immunoreceptor with Ig and ITIM domains isoform X2 — its product is MTPSAVLQGQFASCLLFFVFSVMRTEEVVTSENITTVMGGAAILRCHLAGTEAKITQFEWRRCDGKPVFVSNVIHGVHIMEEYKGRVSLDGNTTITLQGLTGNDTGEYCCIFTTFPMGRLEGKVFVTVLRAQPQDPLLGSADWLTIYIAVGALCLAILCGIICLIIYQQKRRIRNPVHVAVHSGSLSAIQPSFIGKRPQPSSDPGHTGHGESEDDPSEDYFNILVTRSSKGSQSLPTSSRAPSGT
- the LOC136746519 gene encoding T-cell immunoreceptor with Ig and ITIM domains isoform X3 encodes the protein MRTEEVVTSENITTVMGGAAILRCHLAGTEAKITQFEWRRCDGKPVFVSNVIHGVHIMEEYKGRVSLDGNTTITLQGLTGNDTGEYCCIFTTFPMGRLEGKVFVTVLRAQPQDPLLGSADWLTIYIAVGALCLAILCGIICLIIYQQKQKRRIRNPVHVAVHSGSLSAIQPSFIGKRPQPSSDPGHTGHGESEDDPSEDYFNILVTRSSKGSQSLPTSSRAPSGT